In Vibrio cyclitrophicus, one genomic interval encodes:
- the folE gene encoding GTP cyclohydrolase I FolE: protein MSGLSESAKLVKDALASRGLETPMSPNQVSREEKKERIEYHMREILTLLELDLTDDSLEETPQRIAKMYVDEIFSGLDYANFPKITVIENKMGVREMVRVKDITVTSTCEHHLVTIDGKTAVAYIPRGKIIGLSKINRIVRFFAQRPQVQERMTQQILVALQTLLETDDVAVTMDAVHYCVKSRGVMDATSETTTTALGGIFRSNPATRHEFLHGLR, encoded by the coding sequence ATGTCAGGTCTTAGCGAATCAGCGAAGTTGGTTAAAGATGCGCTAGCAAGCCGTGGTTTAGAGACGCCAATGAGTCCAAACCAGGTTAGCCGAGAAGAGAAAAAGGAACGAATTGAATACCATATGCGTGAGATTCTCACTCTCCTTGAACTTGATCTTACGGACGATAGTCTGGAAGAAACACCGCAACGTATTGCCAAAATGTACGTGGATGAAATTTTCTCTGGTTTGGATTACGCCAATTTCCCTAAAATTACTGTAATTGAAAACAAGATGGGCGTTCGTGAGATGGTACGTGTAAAAGACATTACCGTGACCAGTACTTGTGAGCACCACTTAGTGACGATTGATGGTAAGACTGCGGTCGCTTATATCCCTCGTGGGAAAATTATCGGCCTTTCAAAGATTAACCGTATTGTTCGATTCTTTGCTCAGCGCCCACAAGTTCAAGAGCGTATGACTCAGCAGATCCTTGTTGCACTTCAAACGTTACTCGAAACTGATGACGTTGCTGTAACCATGGATGCGGTTCACTATTGCGTTAAATCTCGCGGTGTAATGGACGCAACCAGCGAGACGACAACGACAGCTCTGGGCGGTATTTTCAGATCAAACCCAGCAACGCGCCACGAGTTCTTACACGGCCTGCGTTAA
- the moeA gene encoding molybdopterin molybdotransferase MoeA → MGCCDAPGLMPIEEALDKLLSPIKPIQTTLTLPLADALGYVLAEDILSPIFVPPFDNSAMDGYALRLADLENGKVLPLAGKSFAGQPFEGEWPSNTCIRIMTGAKIPEGCDAVIMQENTVETDGGIEIQQDDIKLNNNIRPTGDDIKQGDIVLSRGERLTPRDIPMIASLGVSHVTVAHKPKVAFFSTGDELKPLGQPLEDGQIYDSNRYGIKPLIEAFGCEAIDLGIIPDCPATLKETFVKAQELADVVVTSGGVSVGEADYTKDILEELGEIGFWKLAIKPGKPFAFGELDDAWFCGLPGNPVSAMMTMYVLVQPMLAKLAGHTAWTAPESIPAITKSAFKKGPGRTDYQRGIYSIENGQFVVETTGNQSSGTFRSMSLANCFVVLERERGRVEVGETVQIQLFNSTLY, encoded by the coding sequence ATGGGCTGCTGCGACGCTCCGGGCTTAATGCCAATTGAAGAAGCACTAGATAAGCTGCTGTCACCAATCAAACCAATCCAAACAACCCTGACTCTGCCACTTGCAGATGCATTGGGTTACGTACTTGCTGAAGATATTCTTTCCCCTATTTTCGTACCTCCTTTTGATAACTCAGCAATGGACGGCTATGCACTGCGCTTAGCAGACCTTGAGAACGGTAAAGTGCTACCATTAGCAGGCAAATCTTTTGCAGGCCAGCCATTCGAAGGTGAATGGCCAAGCAATACCTGTATTCGCATTATGACTGGCGCAAAAATCCCTGAAGGTTGTGACGCTGTCATCATGCAAGAAAATACTGTCGAAACTGACGGTGGTATTGAGATTCAACAAGACGACATCAAGCTGAACAACAATATTCGCCCTACTGGTGATGACATCAAACAAGGTGATATCGTTCTTAGCCGAGGTGAACGTTTAACACCTCGCGACATTCCAATGATCGCCTCACTCGGTGTGAGCCACGTGACTGTTGCGCACAAACCTAAAGTCGCTTTCTTCTCGACCGGTGATGAGCTAAAACCGTTAGGTCAACCGCTTGAAGATGGTCAAATCTACGATAGTAACCGCTATGGCATTAAACCGCTGATCGAAGCATTCGGTTGTGAAGCGATTGATCTAGGCATCATCCCCGATTGCCCTGCAACGCTTAAAGAAACCTTTGTAAAAGCTCAAGAGTTAGCAGATGTTGTCGTGACATCTGGTGGTGTAAGCGTTGGTGAAGCAGATTACACCAAAGATATTCTTGAAGAACTTGGCGAAATCGGCTTTTGGAAACTGGCAATCAAACCGGGCAAGCCATTTGCATTCGGTGAATTGGATGATGCGTGGTTCTGTGGCCTACCGGGCAACCCAGTATCTGCAATGATGACGATGTATGTTTTGGTTCAACCGATGTTGGCTAAACTGGCAGGTCACACAGCATGGACGGCACCAGAGTCGATCCCTGCTATTACTAAATCTGCATTCAAAAAAGGCCCAGGCCGTACTGATTACCAACGTGGTATCTACTCGATTGAAAACGGTCAGTTTGTCGTAGAAACAACAGGCAACCAAAGTTCAGGCACTTTCCGCTCAATGAGCTTAGCAAACTGCTTTGTGGTTCTAGAGCGTGAACGTGGCCGTGTTGAAGTTGGTGAAACGGTTCAGATCCAACTGTTTAACTCGACGCTTTACTAA
- the moeB gene encoding molybdopterin-synthase adenylyltransferase MoeB, protein MEILSDAEMLRYNRQIILKQFDFEGQEALKQSSILVLGAGGLGCASAQYLATAGVGKLTLIDDDVVELSNLQRQVLHTDADIGKKKVDSAAESLQVLNPHLTIETVNHRLDDEALASLIEAHSLVLDASDNVETRNQLNRLCYTSKTPLVSGAAIRMEGQISVFTYQDENAPCYQCLSALFGNAALSCVEAGVMAPVVGMVGAAQALEAIKVIAKFGQPKQGKLLILDAMSHSWREMNLMKMPGCSVCR, encoded by the coding sequence ATGGAAATACTGTCTGACGCAGAGATGCTTCGCTACAACCGTCAAATCATCCTTAAACAGTTTGATTTTGAAGGCCAAGAAGCTCTGAAACAGAGCTCAATCTTGGTTCTGGGTGCCGGTGGCTTGGGTTGTGCCTCTGCTCAATACCTTGCGACTGCGGGTGTTGGTAAGCTGACACTGATCGACGATGATGTTGTTGAGCTTTCAAACCTGCAGCGACAAGTGCTTCACACCGATGCTGACATTGGTAAGAAGAAGGTGGATTCTGCCGCTGAGTCTTTACAGGTTTTAAACCCTCACCTGACGATTGAAACTGTCAATCACCGACTTGATGACGAAGCGCTAGCAAGTTTAATCGAAGCACACTCTCTTGTTCTTGATGCTAGCGACAACGTTGAAACACGCAATCAATTAAACCGCTTGTGCTACACATCAAAAACACCACTTGTTTCTGGTGCTGCTATTCGCATGGAAGGTCAGATTAGCGTATTCACTTATCAAGATGAAAACGCACCGTGTTACCAGTGTTTAAGCGCGCTATTTGGTAACGCAGCACTGAGTTGTGTTGAAGCAGGCGTTATGGCACCTGTTGTTGGTATGGTAGGCGCTGCTCAAGCTTTGGAAGCGATTAAGGTGATTGCTAAATTCGGGCAGCCAAAACAAGGCAAACTTTTAATTCTCGATGCCATGTCACACAGTTGGCGCGAAATGAATTTGATGAAGATGCCGGGCTGTTCAGTGTGTCGATAG
- a CDS encoding LruC domain-containing protein, which translates to MRITTLSLLLSAPLVANATPFDTCPSQAYLFQSKPVEVWGVNLVTGSTTLLEDDTGMNANINGVGFDFEDRYIYGYDTTNKRLVRLGKDFQAEIINTSGLPTDHTFYVGDVYGHVYYLYRTGKGLFTVDLSPLDADPSATVTVNKIAGSPATVKLTDFAFHPSDGSLYGIDNDSGGLYSFNPTTGAETYIGDTGETGTFGAGYFDVNGYYYVSRNQDGKIYRINLSPDNATNIAAGIVPAVEFVSNGPASGQNDGARCANAPVVDEDSNIDFGDAPDTYLTLLASNGPRHELDGVTWLGTDAPDADLDGYVTPQSDESVGIDDEWANGGIGFVTALEAGLDSKVVIEASTTGYLSAWIDWNQDGSFDGANEQVFTDYLLDAGENDLFLNVDINALTGTTWARFRFSQQTNLSYFGGSTSGEVVDIQVDVLNDGATARYFPSASGYATLAYEDNWPYKADYDMNDAVLMYRITEILKDGKVVKSTIDGRLAAVGATYRNGFAVRLPNLDLSLVSSGSSYMKHNGVFTDLDLEDGRSEAIFVIANDLTEKISTGCTFYRTSNGCKEDEQFSFQVGISLAGDGVSTDNWTDMPYDPFIFATPGYYHGENLPLHPGRSWEVHLPDQAPTEAFDTTNLFEAGLGVDDSNPSTGKYFKTAENHPWALIVTSDDEWEWPLEYVDIVTAYPEFKQYAESGGETNQTWYQSPADNQRYEP; encoded by the coding sequence ATGAGAATTACAACGTTAAGTTTGCTATTAAGTGCGCCTCTAGTCGCCAACGCAACACCATTCGACACTTGCCCCAGTCAGGCTTACCTCTTTCAGTCTAAACCCGTCGAGGTTTGGGGTGTAAACCTAGTGACAGGTTCAACCACCCTGTTAGAAGACGACACGGGTATGAATGCCAACATCAACGGCGTCGGTTTCGATTTCGAAGACAGATATATTTATGGTTATGACACCACCAACAAACGCTTGGTGCGTCTTGGCAAAGACTTCCAAGCAGAAATTATCAATACCAGTGGCTTACCAACCGATCACACCTTTTATGTAGGTGACGTATATGGCCACGTTTACTACTTATACCGCACGGGCAAAGGGCTATTCACCGTTGACCTATCGCCGTTAGACGCCGACCCAAGCGCGACTGTTACAGTTAACAAAATAGCTGGGAGCCCGGCAACCGTAAAACTGACTGATTTCGCCTTCCATCCAAGTGACGGTTCTTTGTATGGTATTGATAACGATTCGGGTGGCTTATACAGCTTCAACCCTACAACTGGTGCAGAAACCTACATCGGTGACACCGGAGAAACAGGCACATTCGGTGCGGGTTATTTCGATGTAAACGGCTATTACTACGTATCTCGAAATCAAGACGGGAAAATCTACCGAATCAACCTATCTCCCGACAACGCGACCAATATCGCAGCAGGGATTGTTCCAGCGGTTGAATTTGTATCGAATGGCCCAGCTTCTGGTCAAAATGACGGCGCTCGTTGCGCGAATGCGCCTGTTGTTGATGAAGATTCCAACATCGACTTCGGTGACGCTCCAGATACATACCTAACGTTATTAGCAAGCAACGGCCCTCGACATGAACTGGATGGCGTGACGTGGTTAGGTACAGATGCGCCCGACGCCGATCTTGATGGCTATGTAACTCCGCAGTCGGATGAAAGTGTTGGCATTGATGATGAGTGGGCAAACGGCGGTATCGGTTTTGTTACTGCGCTTGAAGCCGGGCTTGATTCGAAGGTGGTGATTGAAGCTTCTACAACCGGTTACCTTTCAGCTTGGATAGATTGGAACCAAGATGGCAGCTTCGATGGCGCCAACGAACAAGTGTTTACAGATTACCTGTTAGATGCTGGTGAAAACGATCTGTTCTTAAACGTCGATATCAACGCACTTACTGGTACTACGTGGGCTCGATTTAGATTCAGTCAACAAACCAACCTAAGTTACTTTGGCGGTTCAACCTCTGGTGAGGTGGTCGATATTCAAGTCGATGTTCTTAACGATGGCGCCACCGCTCGTTACTTCCCGAGTGCTTCTGGCTACGCAACGCTCGCATACGAAGATAACTGGCCATATAAAGCTGACTACGACATGAACGATGCTGTTCTTATGTATCGTATTACCGAAATCCTTAAAGATGGAAAAGTCGTTAAATCTACGATCGACGGCCGCTTAGCAGCTGTCGGGGCAACGTACAGAAATGGTTTTGCTGTTCGACTTCCTAACTTAGACCTGAGCTTAGTGAGTAGTGGTAGCTCTTACATGAAACACAATGGTGTATTTACTGACCTTGACCTAGAAGATGGACGTAGCGAAGCAATCTTTGTTATCGCCAATGACCTGACAGAAAAAATCAGCACTGGTTGTACCTTCTACCGTACCAGTAATGGATGTAAAGAAGATGAGCAGTTCTCATTCCAAGTTGGTATTTCTTTAGCCGGTGACGGTGTGAGTACAGACAACTGGACCGATATGCCTTACGACCCGTTCATTTTCGCAACGCCTGGGTATTATCACGGTGAAAACCTACCTCTTCATCCAGGACGTAGCTGGGAGGTTCACTTGCCAGACCAAGCTCCAACCGAGGCATTTGACACTACTAACCTCTTTGAAGCTGGATTAGGCGTTGATGACAGCAATCCATCAACAGGTAAATACTTCAAAACAGCAGAGAACCACCCTTGGGCGCTAATAGTGACATCGGATGACGAATGGGAGTGGCCTCTAGAGTACGTCGATATTGTTACCGCTTACCCAGAGTTTAAACAATACGCAGAATCCGGCGGTGAGACGAACCAAACATGGTATCAATCACCTGCAGACAACCAACGTTACGAACCATAA
- a CDS encoding sulfurtransferase — MNQPLISPKQLQQRLLAEDNIILLDASIEFQIPSESEKIKGQMIPEAIRFDYDKDFCNKHTLLPHMFPTEKHFNTRAKEIGINEDSTIVVYDNSGTFASPRAWWMFMAMGHNNVYVLDGGLPAWIEAGYATETDYRTEVKAGNFEGHTQDNYFVSAQQIESYSTDKSANIIDARSQARFDSEVPEPREGLRSGHIPNSICLPFAQVLDNGKLKPQEELVDIFSTLQLTPSQPMFFSCGSGVTACIILLAAKLAGYTGEMGVYDGSWTEWGANDKLPIAVTKE, encoded by the coding sequence ATGAATCAGCCACTCATCTCACCAAAACAACTTCAACAACGTTTGCTAGCAGAAGACAATATCATCCTCCTCGACGCCAGTATCGAGTTTCAAATTCCAAGCGAGTCAGAAAAAATCAAAGGACAAATGATTCCTGAGGCTATTCGTTTTGACTACGACAAAGACTTTTGTAACAAGCATACTCTACTTCCTCACATGTTCCCGACCGAAAAACACTTCAACACTCGCGCAAAAGAAATCGGCATCAATGAAGACAGTACGATTGTGGTTTACGATAACTCCGGAACCTTCGCTTCTCCTCGTGCATGGTGGATGTTTATGGCAATGGGGCACAACAATGTATATGTCCTAGATGGCGGTTTACCCGCTTGGATCGAAGCCGGTTACGCGACAGAGACGGACTATCGCACCGAAGTAAAAGCGGGCAATTTTGAAGGTCATACTCAAGATAACTACTTTGTCAGTGCTCAGCAGATTGAAAGTTACTCGACGGACAAGAGCGCAAACATCATAGATGCTCGTTCTCAAGCTCGTTTCGATTCAGAAGTTCCTGAACCACGTGAAGGCTTACGGAGTGGCCATATACCGAATTCGATTTGCCTACCATTTGCCCAAGTACTCGATAACGGCAAGTTGAAGCCTCAAGAAGAGCTTGTTGATATCTTTTCAACGTTACAATTAACGCCTTCTCAACCTATGTTCTTTAGCTGTGGCTCTGGCGTAACAGCCTGTATCATATTATTAGCCGCCAAACTCGCTGGCTATACAGGAGAAATGGGCGTTTACGATGGTTCATGGACGGAATGGGGTGCTAACGACAAACTCCCTATCGCCGTGACTAAAGAGTAA
- a CDS encoding EAL domain-containing protein: protein MALFKKNIWSLYAFIVLLTLILFAALGVTNWKANRDDFIEQQHIQVELFSSSVNSLLTSQEALLEVVGHQLAQQSDFTRTASIQIRPILDKLLETHPAIAAFGLLNTDGDYLSISSNLQLANQKNLLQYAPTRDSFLDALSSSSMVLGRTYFQESLNSLVIPLRKSISIDGKKTDAVMTAGLRLDDTIVFENNAHAGSFNTLSLIRADSYRQFYSSDIESESAYSSPVSKDVIQQITRIFTDHFGISVQEAMNGQETYSFVVDDEQYHSLMSAKYIPNYKLWVVGRTDLTHVDSLFVQEFSILFVAFIFLQFGFYFLVKSIAKNEQRTRSQLIYQANHDPLTSLPNRLYMRKNIGKWIEDESEQFSLLFIDIDNFKCVNDTHGHDFGDKVLKQIALRLMRFRSRLSLLVRESSDEFLFLTPLSNEAEIKRLAKRIIEVLSQPYEVENAQFLLGCSIGIARFPEHGKDLDSLLRSADISMYKAKQQQNSYSIFTTEMQDAHLYKMKVEQRLRIAIDKQTLFMVFQPLVRANESIHGVEALVRWIDDELGFVPPDVFIPIAENTGLMQKLGTFIIESSIMQIAHLHRTTEQKIGLSINISVRQFSHQSFSEHLFATLDKYQLSPSCLTLEITESLFIEDVILVKPTFEALKEKNIKISLDDFGTGYSSLSMLKALPIDELKIDKSFIENIAVDQQSLTMVQNIIAIGKNFGMVVLAEGVESNEHFAILKACGCDLMQGYYFSRPIPYDALCQFLTPSQTEEGDLAVCLS from the coding sequence ATGGCTCTATTTAAGAAAAATATCTGGTCGCTGTACGCGTTTATCGTACTACTGACCCTGATACTTTTCGCCGCGTTGGGGGTAACAAACTGGAAAGCAAACAGAGACGACTTCATAGAGCAGCAACACATTCAGGTTGAGCTATTTTCGAGCTCAGTCAACTCGCTGCTGACAAGTCAAGAAGCCTTATTAGAAGTGGTTGGCCACCAACTGGCTCAACAGTCTGATTTTACACGTACTGCGTCTATCCAAATTAGGCCCATTTTAGACAAGCTACTTGAGACCCACCCTGCGATAGCTGCGTTTGGCTTGTTGAACACCGATGGTGACTACCTCTCGATCAGCTCAAATCTCCAGCTTGCTAATCAAAAGAACTTGCTGCAATACGCGCCAACGAGAGACTCCTTTTTAGACGCCCTCTCAAGCAGTAGCATGGTGCTTGGCCGTACCTATTTTCAAGAATCGTTGAATAGCTTGGTTATCCCGCTGAGAAAATCCATTTCAATCGATGGCAAGAAAACCGATGCAGTAATGACCGCAGGGCTACGATTAGACGACACGATCGTATTTGAAAATAATGCTCACGCCGGAAGTTTCAATACACTAAGTCTGATCAGAGCAGACAGCTATCGCCAATTTTATTCGAGTGATATCGAATCTGAGAGTGCGTATTCCTCTCCAGTAAGCAAAGATGTCATACAGCAAATTACACGCATATTTACCGACCACTTCGGAATTAGTGTGCAAGAAGCAATGAATGGACAAGAAACCTATTCTTTTGTCGTCGACGATGAACAATACCACTCTTTAATGAGCGCAAAATACATCCCAAATTACAAATTATGGGTGGTAGGACGTACGGACCTAACTCACGTCGATAGCTTATTCGTACAAGAGTTCAGCATTCTTTTCGTTGCCTTTATTTTTCTTCAGTTTGGTTTCTACTTTTTGGTTAAATCGATTGCAAAGAACGAACAACGCACTCGTAGCCAACTCATTTACCAAGCTAACCATGATCCATTAACCTCTCTACCAAACCGTTTGTACATGCGTAAAAATATTGGCAAATGGATTGAAGATGAATCTGAGCAGTTTTCGCTATTGTTTATCGATATCGATAATTTCAAGTGCGTCAATGACACCCATGGGCATGACTTCGGAGACAAGGTTCTCAAACAGATCGCTTTGCGTTTGATGAGGTTCAGATCTCGCCTCAGCCTATTGGTACGTGAATCAAGCGATGAGTTTTTATTCTTAACGCCCTTGTCGAATGAAGCTGAGATTAAACGACTCGCCAAGCGCATTATTGAAGTGCTTTCTCAGCCTTATGAAGTTGAAAATGCTCAGTTCCTGTTAGGTTGTAGCATCGGTATCGCGCGTTTCCCTGAACACGGAAAAGATCTAGATAGCCTGTTACGTTCTGCAGATATTTCGATGTATAAAGCGAAGCAGCAGCAAAACTCATACAGTATTTTCACAACAGAAATGCAAGATGCGCACCTCTACAAAATGAAAGTAGAACAAAGGTTACGCATCGCTATCGACAAACAAACGCTGTTCATGGTTTTCCAACCGCTAGTTCGTGCAAATGAAAGTATTCATGGAGTAGAAGCACTCGTTCGCTGGATTGATGACGAATTGGGTTTTGTTCCGCCGGATGTCTTTATACCGATAGCTGAGAACACAGGCTTAATGCAAAAACTGGGTACTTTTATTATTGAGTCTAGCATTATGCAGATCGCGCACTTGCACCGAACAACAGAACAAAAGATCGGGCTGTCGATCAACATATCAGTGCGTCAGTTTTCTCATCAATCCTTCTCTGAACACTTGTTCGCGACACTAGATAAGTATCAACTCTCTCCTAGCTGTTTAACGCTAGAAATTACGGAAAGCTTGTTCATTGAAGATGTGATTTTGGTTAAACCGACTTTTGAAGCCCTGAAAGAGAAAAATATAAAGATCTCTTTAGATGATTTCGGCACTGGTTATTCGTCACTGAGTATGTTGAAAGCACTGCCTATCGATGAACTTAAAATCGATAAGAGCTTTATTGAGAACATTGCTGTCGATCAGCAGTCACTGACTATGGTGCAAAACATCATCGCAATTGGTAAGAACTTCGGCATGGTGGTATTAGCAGAAGGCGTAGAATCGAACGAGCACTTCGCTATTCTAAAGGCATGTGGATGTGACTTGATGCAAGGCTATTACTTCTCTCGCCCTATTCCTTATGATGCGCTTTGTCAGTTTTTAACCCCGAGTCAAACAGAAGAAGGGGATTTAGCCGTCTGTTTAAGTTAG
- a CDS encoding patatin-like phospholipase family protein encodes MLYKPERDTALITPKPALFIIVIFVLLVSGCAQTPERNVLLNSERLNPLDTPGLRFWDESVISADNYDFSHAIESLVEHSNKSGQVNHLALSGGGFNGAFSAGVLNAWTESGTRPEFDVVTGVSTGAIVSIFAFLGSEYDQKLKNYYTRTTADEMFKRNSIFQLPFRNSMVDVSGFEFKVRDAVDTLMVNQLAVERSKGRILLIATTSLDNEKMAIWDVGKIAQLGTLQAQQLIQDIIIASSAVPGLFPATRITLPYQGGTVDELHVDGGVSRQVFLIPQGFQKTFVPQNIKKNIYVIRNGFLKPEFEEIENGLTSVSYRALSILIRRQSIGDIEHIYNYSERNQIGFNLAYINDDFSMGDLSSFSLEYMQKLYAYGYQKKLDSNLWSQTLPYSN; translated from the coding sequence GTGCTGTATAAGCCTGAAAGAGACACTGCATTGATCACACCAAAACCTGCGTTGTTCATTATAGTCATATTCGTGTTGTTGGTATCAGGTTGCGCCCAAACACCTGAACGTAACGTCTTATTAAATTCCGAGCGGCTAAACCCCTTAGACACGCCGGGTTTGAGGTTTTGGGATGAATCCGTGATCTCGGCTGATAATTACGATTTTAGTCACGCTATAGAATCTCTTGTTGAACACAGTAACAAGTCCGGGCAGGTAAACCATCTTGCGCTGTCAGGTGGCGGGTTTAATGGGGCTTTCTCTGCGGGGGTTTTGAACGCATGGACTGAAAGTGGAACTCGACCCGAATTTGATGTTGTTACAGGGGTATCAACGGGCGCGATTGTGTCGATATTTGCATTTTTAGGCAGTGAATACGATCAAAAACTGAAAAATTACTATACGCGAACGACAGCCGATGAAATGTTTAAACGTAACTCAATTTTTCAGTTACCTTTCCGAAATTCAATGGTGGATGTTAGTGGTTTTGAATTCAAAGTCCGTGATGCTGTTGACACTTTAATGGTCAATCAGCTTGCTGTTGAGAGAAGCAAAGGGCGGATATTACTTATCGCGACAACAAGCTTAGACAATGAAAAAATGGCGATTTGGGACGTTGGCAAAATTGCCCAGCTCGGTACGCTTCAAGCTCAACAGTTGATACAAGATATCATTATTGCTAGCAGTGCCGTTCCTGGGCTATTCCCTGCTACTCGAATTACATTGCCATATCAGGGAGGAACGGTCGACGAACTGCATGTGGATGGTGGTGTTTCAAGGCAAGTTTTTCTTATTCCACAGGGTTTTCAAAAAACCTTTGTCCCTCAAAATATAAAAAAGAACATTTACGTTATACGTAATGGTTTTCTTAAACCTGAGTTTGAAGAGATTGAGAATGGCTTAACGTCAGTTTCTTATCGTGCGTTGTCGATTTTGATTCGTCGGCAAAGTATCGGTGATATAGAGCATATTTATAACTACAGTGAACGTAACCAAATTGGTTTCAATCTAGCTTATATAAATGATGACTTTTCGATGGGGGATCTCAGCTCATTTAGTTTAGAGTATATGCAAAAATTGTACGCTTATGGGTACCAAAAAAAGTTAGATAGTAATTTGTGGAGCCAGACATTGCCTTATTCAAACTAA
- a CDS encoding DUF2955 domain-containing protein yields the protein MKTLRIWFGCSFGLAVSMTMGWDLGFLAILLPLFVLSISDSLNLPLLLIIFVSAIWSIIQANVLWGALGSYPLVLLTAVALVFLFKCIAMTNKQTFIVGYMGLIVISILLHLNSYDFIDVEQISITIGVYCLLNIVICSIAYWLFPDPICDEQYQQRQESHQQQPAGNLKGEVEPPIQYDVTQLIVIWVIVMLSFIIFQVVELYDSSAAYASILVILAPLTCAGAVDMAKVRVIGTAAGCAAGLAVQLTLGQWYENAFLYWLLFTIAMGPFCYWHTQGKLKSALASSAMASLTVPLTTVLIPGEQDAFFSILYRFSSIFIAVVISALFILLMQKILEYKVVNRAV from the coding sequence ATGAAGACACTTCGAATATGGTTTGGTTGTTCTTTCGGTCTGGCTGTCAGTATGACTATGGGCTGGGATTTGGGTTTCTTGGCAATCTTACTGCCTCTTTTTGTTCTTAGCATCAGCGACAGCTTGAACTTACCATTGTTACTGATCATTTTCGTTAGCGCTATTTGGTCAATCATTCAAGCCAATGTACTGTGGGGAGCATTAGGCAGCTATCCTCTTGTTTTACTGACTGCTGTGGCTTTGGTGTTCTTGTTTAAATGCATCGCCATGACAAATAAGCAGACCTTTATTGTCGGTTATATGGGCCTGATTGTTATTTCTATTTTACTGCATCTAAATAGTTATGACTTTATCGATGTCGAGCAAATCTCAATTACCATCGGGGTTTATTGCTTATTGAATATTGTTATCTGCTCAATAGCGTATTGGTTATTTCCTGATCCGATTTGTGATGAGCAATATCAGCAACGCCAAGAGTCACATCAACAGCAGCCCGCTGGTAATCTGAAAGGTGAAGTAGAACCCCCTATTCAGTATGACGTCACACAACTCATAGTGATTTGGGTTATTGTGATGTTATCTTTTATTATTTTTCAAGTCGTTGAATTGTATGACTCATCCGCGGCCTACGCGTCAATATTGGTGATCTTGGCACCTTTAACTTGTGCTGGCGCGGTTGATATGGCCAAAGTGAGAGTGATTGGCACCGCAGCAGGATGTGCTGCAGGCTTAGCGGTGCAGTTAACATTGGGTCAATGGTACGAAAATGCATTTTTATACTGGCTCTTATTCACGATTGCGATGGGACCATTTTGTTATTGGCACACACAAGGCAAGCTTAAGTCGGCCTTAGCATCTTCAGCGATGGCTTCGTTAACGGTGCCGTTGACAACCGTACTTATTCCCGGTGAACAAGATGCCTTTTTCTCGATTTTATATCGATTTAGCTCCATTTTTATCGCAGTAGTGATCAGTGCTCTATTTATCTTATTGATGCAGAAAATACTTGAGTATAAGGTGGTAAATCGTGCTGTATAA